A single Camelus ferus isolate YT-003-E chromosome 3, BCGSAC_Cfer_1.0, whole genome shotgun sequence DNA region contains:
- the VDAC1 gene encoding voltage-dependent anion-selective channel protein 1 — protein sequence MAVPPTYADLGKSARDVFTKGYGFGLIKLDLKTKSENGLEFTSSGSANTETTKVTGSLETKYRWTEYGLTFTEKWNTDNTLGTEITVEDQLARGLKLTFDSSFSPNTGKKNAKIKTGYKREHINLGCDVDFDIAGPSIRGALVLGYEGWLAGYQMNFETAKSRVTQSNFAVGYKTDEFQLHTNVNDGTEFGGSIYQKVNKKLETAVNLAWTAGNSNTRFGIAAKYQIDPDACFSAKVNNSSLIGLGYTQTLKPGIKLTLSALLDGKNVNAGGHKLGLGLEFQA from the exons ATGGCTGTGCCTCCCACATACGCTGATCTTGGCAAATCTGCCAGGGACGTCTTCACCAAGGGCTATG GATTTGGCTTAATAAAGCttgatttgaaaacaaaatctgagaATGGACTG gaatttacaaGCTCAGGTTCAGCCAACACGGAGACCACCAAAGTGACAGGCAGTCTGGAAACCAAGTACAGATGGACCGAATATGGTCTGACGTTTACGGAGAaatggaacactgacaacacacTAGGCACGGAAATTACTGTGGAAGATCAG CTTGCACGTGGACTGAAGCTGACCTTTGATTCATCCTTCTCACCAAACACTGG gaaaaaaaatgctaaaatcaaGACAGGGTACAAACGGGAGCACATCAACCTGGGCTGTGACGTGGATTTTGACATCGCTGGGCCCTCCATCCGGGGTGCTCTGGTGCTGGGCTAtgagggctggctggctggctacCAGATGAACTTTGAGACCGCGAAGTCTCGAGTGACCCAGAGCAACTTTGCGGTTGGCTACAAGACCGATGAGTTCCAGCTTCACACtaatgt AAATGATGGGACAGAGTTTGGTGGCTCCATTTATCAGAAGGTGAACAAGAAGTTGGAGACTGCTGTTAACCTCGCCTGGACAGCAGGAAACAGTAACACTCGCTTCGGAATAGCAGCCAAGTACCAGATCGATCCTGATGCCTGCTTCTCG GCTAAAGTGAACAACTCCAGCCTGATAGGTTTAGGATACACTCAGACCCTAAAGCCAG GAATCAAACTGACGCTGTCAGCTTTGCTGGATGGCAAGAATGTCAACGCTGGTGGACACAAGCTTGGTCTAGGACTGGAGTTTCAAGCATAA